From the genome of Candidozyma auris chromosome 2, complete sequence, one region includes:
- the CEF1 gene encoding Cef1p, with protein MPPPIYVKGGQWTNVEDQILKAAVSKYGLTQWARVASLLPKKTAKQAKARWTEYLNPNIKRDEWSLEEDEQLLRLAKLMPNQWRSISPVMGRTPAQCVERYQQLLDRTMGLNQDEVEEAEDDLKLAGPGIETMPALRNSYESLPSRPDMEEMDEDEQEMLSEATARLWNTLGKKAKRKERERMMRENRRVTLLEKRRELKAAGVRMSLESKNKKRRKEFDYNADIPHEHKPPPGLFDTTEEDAKNERERLAFQEKVNFKGMDAPEEKKIASEKDEEAKANKRSRQRISEAGKLFAEADEQNIKRRKLDLPAPGTTSADIMTINNRISDSSIKILQSQNKTSDFPEKVDNVNNKETKKPSIRKLQKVIQSMLAQIPEPKNEADMQLPQFDVNVGLSDDISDSEVAIPPKSDVQQTTSSSNLVVLRGLSIPDPKKLKSLDEQGCSELDKAIAHEFAKLIQADYTKYVDPALNSSGTLEDMDFKNVQREIGEELKRTVAPELTEENFILPRTKAAVDECFRLLESLHASATDIDSQLDSNASEYSLALEEKYTAIATASLELQAESINEAVLGFIGSLEGEAIQNRAKSLTELVAKTNRAKSTCLT; from the coding sequence ATGCCCCCTCCAATATACGTAAAAGGAGGACAGTGGACGAATGTCGAGGATCAAATCCTAAAAGCTGCAGTCTCCAAGTATGGACTTACTCAGTGGGCCCGTGTAGCGTCGTTGCTACCGAAGAAAACCGCCAAACAAGCGAAAGCTAGATGGACTGAGTACCTCAATCCAAATATTAAACGAGACGAATGGAGCCTAGAGGAGGACGAGCAATTGCTCAGGCTAGCAAAACTCATGCCGAATCAGTGGCGAAGTATATCCCCAGTAATGGGAAGGACGCCAGCGCAGTGTGTGGAGAGATATCAGCAGCTTCTAGATCGAACGATGGGGCTAAAtcaagatgaagtggaGGAAGCTGAAGATGACCTCAAGTTGGCTGGCCCAGGAATTGAGACAATGCCAGCTTTGAGGAATTCTTATGAAAGTTTGCCCTCAAGGCCTGATATGGAAGAGATGGACGAAGATGAGCAAGAGATGTTGAGTGAAGCAACTGCACGATTATGGAATACTTTGGGAAAGAAGGCTAAGAGAAAGGAGAGAGAACGGATGATGCGGGAGAACAGACGAGTCACTCTTCTAGAGAAACGAAGAGAACTCAAAGCAGCGGGCGTTAGAATGAGCTTGGAgctgaagaacaagaagagaagaaaagaatttgaCTACAATGCAGACATACCTCATGAGCACAAACCACCTCCTGGTCTTTTTGATACCACGGAGGAAGATGCAAAGAACGAAAGGGAACGGCTAGCCTTCCAAGAAAAGGTTAACTTTAAAGGTATGGATGCGCccgaagaaaaaaagatagCTAGCgaaaaagacgaagaggcCAAAGCAAATAAGAGGCTGAGGCAAAGGATCTCAGAAGCTGGTAAGCTTTTTGCCGAGGCAGACGAACAGAATATCAAACGGAGAAAGCTAGATCTTCCAGCTCCAGGAACCACAAGTGCAGATATCATGACCATCAACAACCGCATTAGCGACAGTTCAATCAAAATACTCCAATCTCAAAACAAGACGTCTGACTTTCCAGAAAAGGTAGACAATGTTAACAATAAGGAGACAAAGAAACCTTCAATTCGAAAGTTACAAAAAGTTATTCAGTCAATGCTCGCCCAAATTCCGGAACCAAAGAATGAAGCAGACATGCAGTTACCACAATTTGACGTGAATGTGGGTCTTTCGGATGATATTTCCGACTCAGAAGTGGCCATACCTCCAAAATCTGACGTCCAGCAAACTACCTCCAGTAGCAATCTCGTGGTCCTTCGTGGTTTGAGCATACCAGATccaaaaaagctcaaaagcTTAGATGAACAGGGTTGCCTGGAACTTGACAAAGCCATTGCCCATGAGTTTGCGAAGCTCATTCAAGCAGACTACACAAAATACGTTGATCCCGCGTTGAACTCATCAGGAACGCTAGAAGATATGGATTTCAAAAATGTGCAGCGAGAAATCGGAGAGGAATTGAAACGGACCGTGGCTCCAGAGTTAACAGAGGAGAATTTTATTTTACCCAGAACCAAGGCGGCTGTTGACGAATGCTTCCGTTTGCTTGAATCCTTGCATGCCTCTGCAACCGATATTGACTCTCAGCTCGATTCCAATGCTCTGGAGTACAGTTtggctcttgaagaaaagtaTACCGCAATTGCCACTGCTTCACTTGAGCTTCAAGCTGAAAGCATCAACGAAGCTGTACTTGGGTTCATCGGGTCTTTGGAAGGAGAAGCTATACAAAACAGAGCCAAATCTTTAACTGAACTTGTCGCAAAGACAAACAGGGCGAAGTCTACCTGTCTTACATAG
- a CDS encoding tRNA dimethylallyltransferase — protein sequence MSSPKRNIIAIVGTTGVGKSQFSIELAKQLNGEIINADSMQVYKGAPLITNKHPYDEREGIPHHVMDHVNWGEEYFIHRFSQEANAAIEDIHSRGKLPIVIGGTHYYLQKLLFKHKTAGEKDERAKLRTLSEEEKELLNGPVEEVFKKLQEVDPVIAGKFHPQDQRKLMRALEIYLTTGERASEVYKEQKLEEFEDSSLKYNTLFFWLYCDKDVLSERLDKRVDKMIEGGALGEIRDLYEFYSQQDPRPDCTRSILQVIGFKEFLPWLTGGEQDGKRFAEGVERMKIRTRQYARYQVKWITKMLGVELHKESRFNYKYGGKMYLLDATDLSQWDNNVRDRGIRIAQQFTEQGSSQVSEPEAPDHLRNLLPTSEFFKKFRSNKLRESSANWKHYECPVCKDAEGRPLVAVGEDNWKIHESSRRHKKQVSYNERKRAHDEIVAKYKKIKEEKMKENGKNEEEVKKIKEEC from the exons ATGAGCAGCCCGAAGAGAAATATAATCGCGATAGTTGGAACCACTGGCGTGGGCAAATCACAG TTTAGCATAGAGCTAGCGAAACAACTTAACGGAGAGATCATAAACGCCGACTCCATGCAAGTGTACAAAGGGGCGCCATTGATAACAAATAAACATCCCTATGATGAACGTGAAGGGATACCACACCATGTCATGGACCACGTTAATTGGGGAGAGGAGTATTTCATACATAGATTCAGCCAGGAGGCAAACGCTGCCATTGAAGACATACACTCGAGGGGAAAGTTGCCCATTGTAATTGGCGGTACTCACTACTATTTGCAGAAGTTGCTTTTTAAGCATAAAACGGCCGGAGAAAAGGATGAGAGGGCCAAGCTACGAACACTCtccgaggaagaaaaggaacTACTCAATGGACCTGTGGAAGAGGtattcaagaagcttcaggAAGTTGATCCAGTTATAGCGGGCAAGTTTCACCCGCAGGATCAAAGGAAGCTCATGCGGGCTCTTGAGATATACTTGACCACCGGTGAAAGGGCCAGTGAAGTATACAAGGAGCAGAAGCTCGAAGAGTTTGAAGATTCCTCTCTCAAGTATAAcacgctttttttttggctaTATTGCGATAAAGACGTTTTGCTGGAACGTTTAGATAAAAGAGTCGATAAAATGATAGAGGGAGGGGCGCTTGGTGAGATACGGGACTTGTATGAATTTTACCTGCAACAGGACCCAAGGCCCGATTGCACACGAAGCATTTTGCAAGTCattggcttcaaagaatTTTTGCCCTGGTTGACAGGAGGGGAGCAGGATGGAAAGCGTTTTGCAGAGGGCGTAGAAAGAATGAAGATCCGCACAAGACAATACGCTAGGTACCAGGTGAAGTGGATAACGAAGATGCTAGGGGTAGAACTTCACAAGGAGTCACGGTTCAACTATAAGTACGGAGGGAAAATGTatcttcttgatgctaCAGATTTGAGCCAGTGGGACAACAACGTTAGAGACCGGGGAATCAGGATTGCTCAACAATTCACAGAACAGGGTTCTTCACAAGTTTCGGAGCCTGAAGCCCCAGACCACTTGCGAAACCTACTTCCCACGTCCgagttcttcaaaaaattcagAAGCAACAAACTCAGAGAGAGCAGTGCCAACTGGAAACACTACGAGTGCCCAGTGTGCAAAGATGCCGAGGGCCGTCCTTTGGTCGCCGTTGGGGAGGACAATTGGAAGATACACGAGAGCAGTAGGCGGCACAAAAAGCAGGTTTCATACAATGAGCGCAAGCGAGCACACGATGAGATTGTGGCAAAGTAtaagaagatcaaggaagagaaaatgaaggagaatgggaaaaatgaagaagaagtcaagaaaATTAAGGAGGAATGCTGA
- the REG1 gene encoding protein phosphatase regulator REG1: MSHQGEVFTGGATTSQHVDAEDDDHFHNTTFKLKRTRSLGLLDEFIDPSEQEKNIENSNQKQARENEGQPDVSNDTNHHSERTDVEPTSPSSAPATTPTPPFLTSPELIPHDDTDVSVEPSRHVDYLSHQWDVADICKSWRYVISRRKSVANAARLENASWRTWAQRRSGLKTISPEAVNWSKESDVTWLYGPILDDDDHDHSSDENRQASTTATNAVAGDVAIARRNPGPKPILKKRTVEDMMISHSNLRKLQIASARAEQEQKRREEAEHQKRREAAVKAGTSDRPPEYFDYNAISAKLNSQYKNFSQNNSQNNSSANLPELGSSASNASAPSSSAASQNSHPLDHDQLASQLEKITSQTSEEHAFPLQSSMARNIRSSSNPPAPKPERHIHFNEEVKQCIAIADPSVALGDDEYYDGYGEQDDENEYGHGSSESYLYENYSDDDERSQDSEEEFDDDDDDDEGGFFLKVRSPSGTNHHPGLHPVKKEDTDRSNDETEDAESISTTSSRAFKTIQLLPSTTLNYGSSDEESDDENPYTSSLSHNVGNFSNRGYDYHYDYNTVYQVDPNHAIYGTGSRDKTPDVVDVPDNIALGSNFDYEIIENEDIRNFDNAPLDVINCSRNVATSSNTERLPISLLDDSAGPQKSAPNPFANNSSDSESEEEEGLSICARHSSQSLAQQVFSGGMTSSEQKQDEPDISEHLQRKTEPSEGHVSQINPRHSSTGLSKQPHSSSSLSDQFLSTGMTKSEEPNALSDMFFNPTPNNPTKKLEPDAADKLEQRAGGATSPPLQRKASPLPPHTTSENAFSGKASPPVVRQASKSGFVFTSDSESDSESESPVPPPDGARSPDSYSSLYKVADENGLNVSSTDSEESSNSRRGKGSAMANLLGGWNKNSS; this comes from the coding sequence ATGTCTCACCAGGGTGAGGTCTTCACCGGCGGCGCCACCACATCACAGCACGTAGACGCCGAAGACGATGACCACTTCCACAACACAACgttcaagttgaaaagAACGAGGTCGCTAGGGCTTTTGGACGAGTTTATTGACCCGAGTGAGCAGGAGAAAAACATCGAGAATAGTAATCAAAAGCAGGCGAGGGAAAACGAGGGTCAACCCGATGTTTCGAATGACACAAATCATCATTCAGAGAGAACTGACGTCGAGCCAACATCGCCGTCTTCAGCTCCAGCAACTACTCCTACGCCTCCCTTCCTCACCAGTCCTGAACTCATTCCGCACGACGACACTGATGTCTCGGTAGAGCCCTCGCGGCACGTCGACTACTTGTCACACCAGTGGGACGTTGCCGACATTTGTAAGTCGTGGCGATATGTGATCTCTCGAAGAAAAAGCGTGGCGAACGCAGCGCGGTTGGAAAACGCCAGCTGGAGAACGTGGGCCCAAAGACGCTCGGGGTTGAAAACGATCAGCCCCGAGGCGGTGAACTGGTCGAAGGAGAGTGACGTGACGTGGCTTTACGGCCCAATTctcgatgatgacgatCACGACCACAGCAGTGACGAAAACAGGCAAGCGTCTACCACGGCCACCAACGCGGTGGCAGGCGATGTAGCCATAGCCAGGCGAAACCCTGGCCCCAAGCCTATTCTCAAGAAGCGTACCGTCGAAGACATGATGATCAGTCATCTGAACTTGCGGAAGCTTCAAATTGCATCTGCTAGAGCTGAACAGGAACAGAAACGTAGAGAGGAGGCCGAGCAccagaagagaagagaggcAGCTGTCAAGGCAGGCACTTCTGACAGACCGCCAGAATATTTCGACTACAACGCCATTCTGGCAAAGTTGAATTCACAGTATAAGAACTTCTCCCAGAATAACTCTCAGAATAACTCCTCTGCCAACTTGCCCGAGCTTGGCAGCTCTGCCTCCAATGCATCAGCCCCTtcctcctcagcagcaTCTCAAAACTCACATCCTTTAGATCATGACCAATTGGCCTCGCAATTAGAGAAAATCACGTCCCAGACATCCGAAGAGCACGCATTCCCCTTGCAGTCGTCCATGGCCCGAAACATACGGTCGAGCTCCAACCCTCCCGCTCCTAAACCTGAGCGCCATATTCAtttcaatgaagaagtgaagCAGTGCATCGCTATAGCTGACCCATCGGTGGCgcttggtgatgatgaatACTACGACGGGTACGGTGAGCAAGACGACGAAAACGAGTATGGCCACGGCAGTAGCGAAAGCTATCTTTACGAAAATTACAgcgatgatgatgagcGTTCACAGGATTCCGAGGAGGAGtttgacgacgatgacgatgacgatgaggGCGgattctttttgaaagtACGTTCGCCCTCAGGTACCAATCACCATCCAGGGCTTCACCCTGTAAAGAAGGAGGACACCGATCGGAGTAACGATGAGACCGAAGATGCGGAGTCCATCTCCACCACCAGTTCAAGAGCATTCAAGACCATCCAATTGCTTCCTTCGACGACTTTGAACTACGGCTCCTCCGACGAAGAGAGTGACGATGAAAACCCATACACATCAAGTTTATCACATAATGTTGGCAATTTCAGTAACAGAGGTTACGACTATCATTACGACTACAACACTGTATACCAGGTGGATCCTAATCACGCAATTTACGGTACCGGTAGTCGGGATAAAACCCCCGACGTGGTGGACGTTCCAGATAACATAGCTTTGGGCTCGAATTTTGACTACGAAATCATTGAAAATGAGGATATTCGCAACTTTGACAATGCTCCTCTCGATGTGATCAATTGTTCACGCAATgttgcaacttcttcgaACACGGAGAGGTTACCTATATCCTTACTAGATGATTCTGCTGGTCCACAAAAATCAGCGCCTAATCCATTTGCTAATAACTCATCAGACAGTGAGtcagaggaagaggaaggTCTTTCGATATGCGCTCGCCACTCAAGTCAGTCTCTCGCACAGCAGGTGTTCAGTGGAGGCATGACCTCCAGCGAGCAGAAACAAGATGAGCCTGACATTTCGGagcatcttcaaagaaaaactgAGCCGCTGGAAGGACACGTAAGTCAGATTAATCCAAGGCACTCTTCGACGGGCTTGCTGAAGCAGCCACATTCGTCCAGCTCGCTCTCAGATCAATTCCTCTCTACTGGTATGACGAAGTCCGAGGAACCAAACGCCTTGTCGGACATGTTCTTCAATCCAACGCCGAACAACCCAacgaagaagcttgagcCTGACGCAGCTGACAAACTCGAGCAGAGAGCAGGTGGAGCTACCCTGCCACCACtacaaagaaaagcttCCCCCTTGCCTCCTCACACTACATCAGAAAACGCATTTCTGGGAAAAGCATCACCTCCAGTCGTGAGGCAGGCTTCGAAAAGTGGATTTGTGTTCACTTCCGACAGTGAATCTGACTCCGAAAGTGAAAGTCCGGTTCCACCGCCTGATGGTGCTAGAAGCCCAGACAGCTACTCATCATTATACAAAGTTGCCGATGAGAACGGACTCAATGTTTCTTCGACCGACTCAGAAGAGAGCAGTAATCTGAGGAGAGGGAAAGGCCTGGCCATGGCAAATCTTCTTGGAGGCTGGAACAAGAATAGCAGCTAA
- the PZF1 gene encoding Pzf1p — translation MVTVCDVCHRRFQNKVLVAKHKLKEHGDGQTFSCTHPGCFSTFITRKNLNDHIRKAHPTNKCDICEEIFESLLALKAHKLLHQASPETHERDESLNSDKIIVDDVYEVSRQSVVLDETSNESTKKTLPLKGKVVDVDAMKNTSFIKLLSKNFKPVYKCPKTGCDKVFERQHAFDKHMKRHEIMRLQAAQKYEELKREEEEERKSLEAERESDEPGLSDHFSDLDESDIIDIEDSDKDDKESQDKDMSMEDEITNRQRELDMMLAQEMQSC, via the coding sequence ATGGTCACCGTTTGTGATGTGTGCCATCGGAGATTCCAAAATAAGGTcttggttgcaaaacacaagctcaaggaaCATGGGGATGGTCAGACCTTCTCATGCACGCATCCAGGATGCTTTTCCACATTTATCACGAGGAAAAACTTGAATGATCATATCCGAAAAGCCCACCCAACGAACAAATGTGACATATGTGAGGAAATCTTCGAGTCATTGCTCGCCTTAAAAGCTCATAAGTTGCTTCACCAAGCTTCGCCTGAGACACATGAAAGAGACGAGAGTTTAAATTCAGACAAAATTATTGTGGACGATGTATACGAGGTTTCCCGACAACTGGTTGTATTGGACGAAACATCAAATGAGTCTACAAAAAAGACGTTGCCCCTAAAAGGAAAAGTTGTGGATGTAGATGCCATGAAGAATACATCTTTCATAAAGTTACTACTGAAGAATTTCAAACCAGTGTACAAGTGTCCCAAGACGGGATGCGACAAAGTGTTCGAAAGGCAGCACGCCTTTGACAAGCATATGAAACGACACGAAATAATGAGGCTACAGGCGGCACAAAAGTATGAAGAGTTAAAGagagaggaagaggaggaaagGAAGTCTTTGGAAGCGGAGCGTGAGCTGGATGAACCAGGGCTTTCGGATCATTTCTCCGATCTAGACGAGTCAGACATCATCGATATTGAAGACTCTGATAAAGACGACAAAGAATCACAGGACAAGGACATGTCCATGGAAGATGAGATCACCAACAGACAACGCGAGCTTGATATGATGTTGGCACAGGAAATGCAGAGTTGTTAA
- a CDS encoding thiamine transporter TPC1 → MKQASPREDHLSKGSDVSPAESLVAGSISGAVARAITAPMDTIKIRLQLQHSQKQHISGSQTIMNLLKKEGIKALWKGNVPAEILYILYGASQFTSYSYLNTHLRELQNSWNFNISPSFHTFIVGCGAGLTSTVVTYPFDLLRTRLAASEAKNFLSMTKVAKHLHEEKGILGFFAGIRPSLLSIIASSGLFFWSYSLARAATNRIYDKFGFQVWGVEAVCGFTAGTTAKGITFPLDTLRKRMQMDSSRSGLQLFLTNLRQHGILGFYRGFLVSLMKSAPSSAISVFVYEYSINFTRKARLLVQ, encoded by the exons ATGAAACAAGCCAGTCCACGAGAGGATCATCTACTGAAAGGATCTGATGTTTCTCCAGCTGAGTCTCTAGTGGCAGGCTCGATCTCGGGAGCAGTTGCCAG AGCCATCACTGCTCCCATGGACACTATCAAGATCAGACTTCAGCTCCAACATAGTCAAAAGCAGCATATCTCAGGCTCCCAAACGATCATGAATCTCCTTAAAAAGGAGGGTATCAAGGCGCTATGGAAGGGTAATGTTCCCGCCGAGATCCTCTACATACTATACGGAGCATCTCAGTTCACATCCTACTCGTATTTAAACACTCATCTTCGAGAATTGCAAAACTCATGGAACTTCAATATCAGTCCTTCATTTCACACATTCATTGTTGGTTGCGGCGCTGGTTTGACAAGCACGGTGGTGACATACCCCTTCGATCTTCTCCGAACCAGGCTAGCAGCCAGTGAAGCAAAGAACTTTTTGTCCATGACAAAGGTCGCCAAACACTTAcacgaagaaaaaggtaTTCTAGGCTTCTTTGCAGGCATCCGACCCTCGCTTCTTTCTATTATTGCATCTTCtggtctcttcttctggtcGTACTCGCTTGCTAGAGCGGCCACGAACAGAATTTATGACAAATTTGGCTTTCAGGTGTGGGGCGTTGAAGCAGTTTGTGGATTCACAGCAGGGACAACTGCCAAAGGCATCACATTTCCCTTAGACACGTTGCGAAAAAGGATGCAGATGGACAGTCTGAGGAGCGgtcttcaactcttcctAACAAACCTAAGGCAGCACGGAATTCTCGGCTTTTATAGAGGGTTCCTTGTCTCTCTCATGAAGTCAGCGCCTTCAAGCGCCATCTCAGTCTTCGTCTACGAATACTCCATCAATTTCACCAGAAAGGCTAGGTTGCTTGTTCAATAG
- the RIM20 gene encoding Rim20p has product MFTNLLQIPFRICDTIPLYDVLSEIIRKDYFQPVSSFENDLKNAQRLQNDIAVLSREKDIDIERFEQTLYQYYHLLSDLSNKFMDNSVSFEWYGTLRYQPKHCSFSSWKQEQLQLIYEMGCLKSYHALNGNAYTDEGLKSACQSLKVGAGYFDVLLKMDPQIRAELPDFDEDTLQCLKGMLIAQAQELVWSKAAMGNTVKDHIIARLSIKVSELYDKAAFYASESDSITLDWINHFKVKKFHFEAAAHYRMSMVAIDSFRYGDQVAHLKVALKVCDEGLKYKSYVDKSVIEDLQGLTEVVKSTLKGAEKDNDLVYLKPVPNARELPAIAGVSMVEISCPESFFQRPLGIEAFKALVPFSIIQIAQAFRERQDAFIVDHFHEPLGALTRMFSKFLAERDLPASIDSIQKPESIPDSLLQHSSEIISIGGTKLIENSMLEIGKLGKQCQDLVEACEERLTMERYEDRLMRERQGTNRWNREMSETAAAAFSSRVSKMNTYLEQGLQSDSLIMNSYNSIKDILLIYCGGNRALLSTIPKSSRAHVDTKVGQVIGELRELLTAADKLEQSKQRTISSVNIKSRDHSVFPVVMGQYKKNPQRFLDDEGKVSSRKFEAVYESHIKAFETDIKHVDQIKQKQIDLEKKIHEKNLQLIEVKKALEDSSQINRHQALQSFEEAYVQYLELVSNLNQASRFYSDFLEKGNALLHEIDQFLYSRREEARELSINIENQDKLRKIEDSMQNNRVPLAAPQSQRAISRDPTEDMHSP; this is encoded by the coding sequence ATGTTTACCAACTTGCTACAAATCCCATTTCGAATATGTGACACGATACCTCTTTACGATGTTCTCTCTGAGATTATCCGAAAGGACTACTTTCAACCAGTGAGCTCATTCGAGAACGATTTGAAGAACGCTCAGCGTTTACAAAATGACATCGCAGTTCTATCACGAGAAAAAGACATTGACATCGAACGGTTTGAGCAGACTTTGTATCAGTATTATCATTTGCTTTCTGATCTTAGTAACAAGTTTATGGACAACAGCGTATCGTTTGAGTGGTATGGTACTCTACGTTATCAGCCTAAGCATTGCTCGTTTTCCTCATGGAAGCAAGAGCAGCTACAACTTATATACGAAATGGGATGCTTGAAGTCATACCACGCTTTGAATGGAAATGCCTATACCGACGAAGGGCTCAAGCTGGCATGCCAATCATTGAAAGTTGGCGCTGGATATTTTGACgtgcttttgaagatggacCCTCAGATACGTGCTGAATTGCCTGATTTCGATGAAGATACTCTCCAGTGTCTTAAGGGCATGTTAATTGCGCAGGCCCAGGAACTCGTTTGGCTGAAGGCGGCTATGGGGAACACAGTGAAAGATCACATCATTGCTCGTCTATCGATCAAAGTGTCTGAGTTGTACGACAAGGCGGCATTCTATGCGTCGGAGTCCGATAGCATAACTTTGGATTGGATCAATCATTTtaaggtgaagaagtttcaCTTCGAGGCTGCTGCTCACTATCGAATGTCTATGGTGGCAATTGACTCGTTTAGGTATGGAGATCAGGTTGCTCATTTGAAAGTTGCATTAAAAGTTTGTGACGAGGGTCTCAAGTACAAAAGCTACGTTGACAAGTCAGTcattgaagatcttcaggGATTGACAGAAGTGGTGAAGAGCACCCTCAAGGGTgcagaaaaagacaatgACTTGGTTTACCTCAAACCTGTGCCAAACGCTCGCGAGTTGCCAGCAATCGCTGGCGTTTCCATGGTTGAGATACTGTGTCCTGAGtctttctttcaaagacCACTTGGTATTGAAGCCTTTAAGGCACTTGTACCGTTTTCAATCATTCAAATTGCTCAAGCATTTAGAGAGCGTCAAGACGCATTTATCGTTGACCACTTTCACGAGCCACTAGGGGCTCTAACTCGTATGTTCAGCAAATTTTTGGCGGAAAGAGATCTACCGGCATCAATTGACTCCATTCAAAAACCTGAGAGCATTCCTGACTCATTACTACAGCATTCCCTGGAGATCATTTCGATCGGAGGCACAAAGCTCATTGAGAACTCGATGCTTGAAATCGGTAAATTAGGCAAGCAATGCCAAgaccttgttgaagcttgCGAGGAGCGCTTGACGATGGAAAGGTATGAAGATCGCTTAATGAGGGAAAGACAAGGCACAAATCGCTGGAACCGAGAGATGTCAGAAACAGCAGCTGCAGCATTTTCTTCTAGAGTTTCAAAGATGAATACGTACCTAGAACAGGGTTTGCAGAGCGATTCATTGATAATGAATCTGTACAATAGTATAAAGGATATTCTTCTAATATACTGTGGTGGTAATCGGGCACTCCTCAGCACAATTCCCAAATCCTCAAGAGCACATGTTGACACCAAAGTTGGCCAGGTAATAGGGGAACTTCGCGAGTTATTAACAGCAGCTGATAAACTTGAGCAAAGCAAACAAAGAACAATATCGTCTGTTAACATCAAATCAAGAGATCACAGTGTGTTTCCAGTTGTGATGGGCCAatacaagaagaacccTCAGAGATTTTTAGACGATGAGGGCAAGGTGTCATCCAGAAAATTTGAGGCGGTATATGAGAGTCATATCAAAGCATTTGAAACGGATATAAAACACGTGGATCAGATTAAACAAAAGCAGATTGaccttgagaagaagattcacgagaagaacttgcAGCTTATCGAAGTGAaaaaagctcttgaagattcGTCTCAAATTAACCGTCACCAGGCTCTTCAGAGCTTTGAAGAGGCCTACGTACAATACTTGGAGCTTGTCTCCAACTTAAACCAAGCGTCTAGATTTTACTCGGACTTTTTGGAGAAAGGAAACGCTTTGTTGCATGAAATAGACCAATTCCTCTATTCACGGAGAGAAGAGGCGAGGGAGTTGCTGATTAATATTGAAAACCAAGACAAGCTTAGGAAAATTGAGGACTCTATGCAAAATAATCGAGTTCCCCTTGCGGCTCCGCAAAGTCAGCGGGCTATTTCCAGGGACCCTACTGAAGACATGCATCTGCCATGA